In a single window of the Drosophila albomicans strain 15112-1751.03 chromosome 3, ASM965048v2, whole genome shotgun sequence genome:
- the LOC117570493 gene encoding homeobox protein caupolican, producing MAAYAQFGYGYPSANQLLGGAAATTGGDSQSGHGGGSVPSPLSGTNEASLSPSAGSTTTGITGPVSPGAISQSSNHAGAVAVLAGGTGAASAASVSDADVVGNGSEVQSGAIDVADASAAGVGGGVAALEAHVRVANNMSCCENGRPIITDPVSGHTVCSCQYDSARLTLGGYSRMALPAAGVGVGVYGGPYPSNEQNPYPSIGVDNSAFYSPLNNPYGMKDASSGSEMNAWTSAGLQSTSGYYSYDPTLAAYGYGPNYDLASRRKNATRESTATLKAWLSEHKKNPYPTKGEKIMLAIITKMTLTQVSTWFANARRRLKKENKMTWEPKNKTEDDDDGMLSDDEKEKESSDGSKLPSASDTFDPGHQRIKSELTNNKSDKELDMEEKLELERGGEPQNLLAIRGLPPYGAPSFSPHPSHAYNPYAHAHAHAHAQHQQQQQQQQQAEQQSSGIYYNAGGYGQTPGGGGGAQEASDYSALQKNQLSRDCGIPVPASKPKIWSVADTVACKTPPPTAYLGQNFYPPAGQQQQQQQQQQQLPADSPSSQLHTEQQQQHHPHPMGNNSNNNMTMTGQQVELGSPLSMMSSYAAASPYSRIPTVYTEAMGMHIGSGSGPKTSMHHRDHLHTSSSQAPPYHQQTNSRVVGFTEIQPDTPPQTPPNMKLISHINSSSSSSGSSSTAHSGTVPVTSMGSMLYNNNIYGNYLSSGRSNS from the exons ATGGCTGCATATGCGCAGTTTGGATACGGTTACCCGTCGGCAAATCAG TTGCTTGGCGGCGCGGCAGCCACAACGGGCGGCGACAGCCAGAGCGGACATGGAGGCGGCTCGGTGCCGTCGCCTTTGTCGGGCACCAACGAGGCATCACTGAGTCCCTCAGCGGGTTCGACAACCACCGGCATCACCGGCCCCGTTAGTCCAGGTGCAATTTCGCAGTCCTCGAATCATGCGGGCGCTGTCGCAGTCCTTGCTGGCGGCACTGGAGCCGCCTCGGCTGCTTCGGTCAGCGATGCCGATGTCGTGGGCAATGGCAGCGAGGTACAGAGCGGCGCCATAGATGTGGCAGATGCGTCAGCCGCAGGAGTTGGTGGCGGTGTGGCGGCTCTTGAGGCGCATGTGCGTGTGGCCAACAATATGTCCTGCTGCGAGAACGGACGTCCCATCATCACGGATCCCGTCTCCGGGCACACGGTTTGCTCCTGCCAATACGATTCGGCTCGTCTCACACTCGGTGGCTACTCTCGCATGGCGTTGCCCGCAGCTGGCGTTGGCGTCGGCGTCTATGGCGGACCTTATCCCTCGAATGAACAGAATCCATATCCGAGCATCGGTGTTGACAACTCGGCCTTCTACTCGCCACTG aATAATCCCTATGGCATGAAGGATGCCAGCTCTGGCTCCGAGATGAATGCCTGGACCTCAGCCGGTCTGCAGTCCACAAGCGGCTACTATTCCTACGATCCCACACTAGCGGCCTATGG ttacGGACCCAACTATGATCTTGCCTCACGTCGCAAGAATGCGACACGCGAATCAACAGCAACGTTGAAGGCGTGGCTCAGCGAGCACAAGAAGAATCCCTATCCGACAAAGGGCGAGAAAATTATGTTGGCCATCATCACTAAGATGACATTGACCCAGGTGTCCACGTGGTTTGCAAATGCCCGACGCCGACtgaaaaaagagaacaaaatgACGTGGGAGCCCAAAAATAAGACAgaagacgatgatgatggaATGCTGTCGGATGATGAGAAGGAAAAGGAATCCAGCGATGGCTCCAAGCTGCCCTCAGCCAGCGACACATTTG ATCCCGGCCATCAACGTATCAAGTCCGAGCTGACCAACAACAAGTCCGACAAGGAGTTGGATATGGAGGAGAAACTCGAACTTGAACGCGGAGGCGAACCGCAGAATCTGCTGGCCATACGCGGTCTGCCGCCCTACGGCGCGCCCAGCTTCAGTCCGCATCCCTCGCACGCCTACAATCCCTACGCCCATGCCCACGCCCACGCTCATGcccagcaccagcagcagcagcaacaacagcagcaggcggaGCAGCAATCGTCTGGCATTTATTACAATGCTGGTGGCTATGGACAGACGCCTGGCGGAGGAGGCGGAGCACAGGAGGCCAGTGATTATAGTGCCCTTCAAAAAAACCAGCTGAGCAGAGACTGTGGCATACCGGTGCCGGCGAGCAAGCCCAAAATCTGGAGTGTGGCCGACACAGTCGCCTGCAAGACACCGCCACCTACGGCATATCTCGGCCAGAACTTTTACCCGCCAGCgggtcagcagcagcagcagcaacaacaacagcagcagttgccagCCGACTCACCGAGCTCCCAGCTGCAtacggagcagcagcagcagcatcatccaCATCCAATGgggaacaacagcaacaacaacatgactATGACGGGGCAGCAAGTCGAGCTCGGTTCGCCGCTGAGTATGATGAGCAGCTACGCCGCCGCATCGCCATATTCGCGGATACCTACGGTGTACACCGAGGCCATGGGCATGCATATAGGATCGGGATCGGGGCCCAAGACATCTATGCACCATCGCGACCACTTGCATACGAGTTCGAGCCAAGCGCCGCCTTACCATCAGCAGACCAACAGTCGGGTGGTGGGGTTTACCGAGATCCAGCCCGATACGCCGCCCCAGACGCCGCCAAACATGAAGCTGATCAGtcacatcaacagcagcagcagcagcagcgggagcAGCTCTACAGCGCATTCCGGAACGGTGCCGGTAACATCCATGGGTTCAATGctttacaataacaacatctaTGGGAATTATCTGAGTAGCGGACGCTCCAATTCGTAA